A genome region from Streptomyces pratensis includes the following:
- a CDS encoding DUF389 domain-containing protein, producing the protein MDLIHVRAVSPPELTERVEELLAGDPYVLNLIVQRGASRDPDGDSVACDVLTGAANEVLRGLRELRIDVRGSVVIEPVDMAFPGRASENALRRLGALSGAPVWEQVEARIRSGGRYAPSFYLYLVVAGLIGSVGIVTNSQILIVGAMVVGPEYGAIVAVALGIDRGDRAMARRGLNALLKGFLLTITVTFLFSLLIRGFGFESRAFKQGLRPVSDLINTPNFFSFAVAGLAGVVGIVSLTEARTSALLGVFISVTTIPAAAAISVSTAFASWSEAWGSLIQLLVNIAVLIVVGALALRFQRAIWRHVGLKQARSGGRA; encoded by the coding sequence GTGGACCTGATCCATGTTCGCGCCGTCAGCCCGCCGGAGCTGACGGAGCGGGTCGAGGAACTCCTCGCCGGCGACCCGTACGTCCTGAACCTGATCGTGCAGCGGGGCGCCTCACGCGACCCCGACGGCGACTCCGTGGCGTGCGACGTGCTGACGGGGGCGGCGAACGAGGTCCTGCGAGGGCTGCGGGAGCTCCGGATCGACGTTCGCGGGTCCGTCGTCATCGAGCCGGTCGACATGGCGTTCCCAGGGCGTGCCTCGGAGAACGCGCTCCGCCGGCTCGGGGCGCTATCCGGCGCGCCGGTCTGGGAGCAGGTGGAGGCACGCATCCGTTCAGGGGGCCGGTACGCGCCGAGCTTCTACCTCTACCTGGTCGTCGCGGGCCTGATCGGCTCGGTCGGCATCGTCACCAACTCGCAGATCCTGATCGTCGGGGCGATGGTCGTCGGGCCCGAGTACGGGGCGATCGTCGCGGTCGCCCTGGGTATCGACAGGGGCGACCGGGCCATGGCCCGGCGAGGGCTGAACGCGCTGCTCAAGGGCTTCCTGCTGACCATCACGGTCACGTTCCTCTTCAGCCTGCTGATCCGCGGGTTCGGCTTCGAGTCGCGGGCTTTCAAGCAGGGGCTCCGCCCGGTCTCCGACCTGATCAACACCCCGAACTTCTTCTCATTCGCCGTCGCGGGCCTGGCCGGCGTCGTCGGCATCGTGTCGCTCACCGAAGCCCGCACGAGCGCTCTGCTCGGGGTTTTCATCTCGGTGACCACCATCCCGGCCGCCGCGGCCATCAGCGTCTCGACGGCCTTCGCCAGCTGGTCGGAGGCCTGGGGCTCCCTCATCCAGCTCCTCGTCAACATCGCGGTGCTGATCGTGGTGGGGGCACTCGCGCTCAGGTTCCAGCGGGCGATCTGGCGGCACGTGGGCCTGAAACAGGCCCGGAGCGGTGGCCGGGCCTGA